The Pristiophorus japonicus isolate sPriJap1 chromosome 3, sPriJap1.hap1, whole genome shotgun sequence genome has a segment encoding these proteins:
- the LOC139256091 gene encoding class I histocompatibility antigen, F10 alpha chain-like, with protein sequence MLLTDGLSEKDCLQTAHPSLSREVTMFGLTVLALLCGEVCAGSHSLRYMHTAITPLPGIAEFTDVGYVDDQQFIYYDSVSRQYTPRQRWIRESEGAEYWERYTQNLRGKEQVMKGNIQTVLTRTNQTGGIHTLQRLCGCELRDDGTTSGFWQYGWDGKDLISFDKDRLVWVTPVPWGEITKNKWDQDRAEMQQDKSYLEQECIEWLKKYLKAGERELGAVAPQVFPSVDKASNIKAPQLSCLLTGFYPREIQVTLLRNGEPIRDTESTGILPNHDGTYQLTTWAQIEPADGATYSCQYEQSGQAGGKTRDWDGTFRVTPGSPEGTNRGLIVGIVIAAVALIALVIGAVVWKRRGGEETSGYSPANPAERGELSPNSAAQS encoded by the exons ATGCTG CTCACGGACGGTCTCTCGGAAAAGGATTGCCTGCAAACTGCTCATCCCAGCCTGTCGAGGGAAGTAACAATGTTTGGACTGACCGTGCTGGCCCTTCTGTGTGGAGAGGTGTGTGCAGGCTCTCACTCCCTGCGGTACATGCACACGGCTATCACTCCGCTCCCGGGCATTGCTGAGTTCACCGATGTGGGTTATGTGGATGACCAGCAGTTTATTTACTATGACAGTGTGAGCCGGCAGTACACCCCGCGGCAGCGGTGGATCAGGGAGAGCGAGGGCGCCGAGTACTGGGAGCGCTACACACAGAACCTGCGGGGCAAGGAGCAGGTGATGAAAGGCAACATTCAGACCGTCTTAACCCGCACCAACCAGACCGGCGGGATCCACACGCTGCAGAGGTTGTGCGGCTGTGAGCTGCGGGATGACGGCACCACCAGCGGCTTCTGGCAGTACGGCTGGGACGGGAAGGACCTGATCAGCTTCGACAAGGATCGCCTGGTGTGGGTCACCCCGGTACCGTGGGGAGAGATCACCAAGAACAAGTGGGACCAGGACAGGGCCGAAATGCAGCAGGACAAAAGTTACCTGGAGCAGGAGTGCATCGAGTGGCTGAAGAAATACCTGAAGGctggagagagagaactgggagctGTTGCTCCTCAAGTGTTTCCTTCTGTGGACAAGGCGTCAAATATTAAAGCCCCCCAACTCTCCTGTCTCCTCACAGGATTTTACCCTCGCGAAATCCAAGTGACCCTCCTGAGAAATGGCGAGCCAATCAGGGACACGGAATCCACGGGCATCCTGCCCAACCACGATGGCACCTACCAGCTCACGACATGGGCTCAGATCGAGCCCGCGGATGGAGCCACCTATTCCTGTCAGTATGAGCAGAGCGGCCAAGCAGGAGGGAAGACCCGAGACTGGGACGGGACGTTCCGAGTGACTCCAGGATCGCCAGAGGGAACAAATAGGGGTTTGATTGTTGGAATTGTGATTGCTGCCGTCGCCCTGATTGCTCTTGTGATCGGTGCGGTTGTGtggaagaggagaggaggagaggagacatCTGGTTACAGCCCAGCGAACCCTGCTGAACGAGGAGAATTATCCCCAAACTCAGCAGCCCAGTCCTGA